In Homo sapiens chromosome 11, GRCh38.p14 Primary Assembly, one DNA window encodes the following:
- the CREBZF gene encoding CREB/ATF bZIP transcription factor isoform X1 encodes MRHSLTKLLAASGSNSPTRSESPEPAATCSLPSDLTRAAAGEEETAAAGSPGRKQQFGDEGELEAGRGSRGGVAVRAPSPEEMEEEAIASLPGEETEDMDFLSGLELADLLDPRQPDWHLDPGLSSPGPLSSSGGGSDSGGLWRGDDDDEAAAAEMQRFSDLLQRLLNGIGGCSSSSDSGSAEKRRRKSPGGGGGGGSGNDNNQAATKSPRKAAAAAARLNRLKKKEYVMGLESRVRGLAAENQELRAENRELGKRVQALQEESRYLRAVLANETGLARLLSRLSGVGLRLTTSLFRDSPAGDHDYALPVGKQKQDLLEEDDSAGGVCLHVDKDKVSVEFCSACARKASSSLKIFFFR; translated from the exons ATGAGGCATAGCCTGACCAAGCTGCTGGCAGCCTCGGGCAGCAACTCCCCAACCCGCAGTGAGAGCCCGGAGCCGGCTGCAACTTGTTCGCTGCCCTCTGACCTGACCCGGGCTGCAGCGGGGGAGGAGGAGACGGCGGCGGCCGGATCTCCCGGCCGCAAGCAGCAGTTTGGCGACGAAGGAGAGTTGGAAGCCGGGAGGGGGAGCCGCGGCGGCGTGGCCGTGCGCGCGCCCTCCCccgaggagatggaggaggaggcgATCGCCAGCCTCCCGGGGGAAGAGACGGAGGATATGGACTTTCTGTCTGGGCTGGAACTGGCGGATCTCCTGGACCCCAGGCAACCGGACTGGCACCTGGACCCCGGGCTTAGCTCGCCGGGGCCTCTCTCCTCGTCTGGCGGAGGCTCGGATAGCGGCGGCCTGTGGAGAGGGGACGATGACGATGAGGCCGCGGCTGCTGAAATGCAGCGCTTCTCTGACCTGCTGCAAAGGCTGTTAAACGGTATCGgaggctgcagcagcagcagtgacagTGGCAGCGCCGAAAAGAGGCGGAGAAAGTCCCCAGGAGGAGGCGGCGGTGGCGGCAGCGGTAACGACAACAACCAGGCGGCGACAAAGAGTCCCCGGAAGGCGGCGGCGGCCGCTGCCCGCCTTAATCGACTGAAGAAGAAGGAGTACGTGATGGGGCTGGAGAGTCGAGTCCGGGGTCTGGCAGCCGAGAACCAGGAGCTGCGGGCCGAGAATCGGGAGCTGGGCAAACGCGTACAGGCACTGCAGGAGGAGAGTCGCTACCTACGGGCAGTCTTAGCCAACGAGACTGGACTGGCTCGCTTGCTGAGCCGGCTGAGCGGCGTGGGACTGCGGCTGACCACCTCGCTCTTCAGAGACTCGCCCGCCGGTGACCACGACTACGCTCTGCCGGTGGGAAAGCAGAAGCAGGACCTGCTGGAAGAGGACGACTCGGCGGGAGGAGTCTGTCTCCATGTGGACAAGGATAAGGTGTCGGTGGAGTTCTGCTCGGCGTGCGCCCGGAAGGCGTCGTCTTCTCTTAAAAT TTTCTTTTTTAGGTGA
- the CREBZF gene encoding CREB/ATF bZIP transcription factor isoform X2 translates to MRHSLTKLLAASGSNSPTRSESPEPAATCSLPSDLTRAAAGEEETAAAGSPGRKQQFGDEGELEAGRGSRGGVAVRAPSPEEMEEEAIASLPGEETEDMDFLSGLELADLLDPRQPDWHLDPGLSSPGPLSSSGGGSDSGGLWRGDDDDEAAAAEMQRFSDLLQRLLNGIGGCSSSSDSGSAEKRRRKSPGGGGGGGSGNDNNQAATKSPRKAAAAAARLNRLKKKEYVMGLESRVRGLAAENQELRAENRELGKRVQALQEESRYLRAVLANETGLARLLSRLSGVGLRLTTSLFRDSPAGDHDYALPVGKQKQDLLEEDDSAGGVCLHVDKDKVSVEFCSACARKASSSLKM, encoded by the coding sequence ATGAGGCATAGCCTGACCAAGCTGCTGGCAGCCTCGGGCAGCAACTCCCCAACCCGCAGTGAGAGCCCGGAGCCGGCTGCAACTTGTTCGCTGCCCTCTGACCTGACCCGGGCTGCAGCGGGGGAGGAGGAGACGGCGGCGGCCGGATCTCCCGGCCGCAAGCAGCAGTTTGGCGACGAAGGAGAGTTGGAAGCCGGGAGGGGGAGCCGCGGCGGCGTGGCCGTGCGCGCGCCCTCCCccgaggagatggaggaggaggcgATCGCCAGCCTCCCGGGGGAAGAGACGGAGGATATGGACTTTCTGTCTGGGCTGGAACTGGCGGATCTCCTGGACCCCAGGCAACCGGACTGGCACCTGGACCCCGGGCTTAGCTCGCCGGGGCCTCTCTCCTCGTCTGGCGGAGGCTCGGATAGCGGCGGCCTGTGGAGAGGGGACGATGACGATGAGGCCGCGGCTGCTGAAATGCAGCGCTTCTCTGACCTGCTGCAAAGGCTGTTAAACGGTATCGgaggctgcagcagcagcagtgacagTGGCAGCGCCGAAAAGAGGCGGAGAAAGTCCCCAGGAGGAGGCGGCGGTGGCGGCAGCGGTAACGACAACAACCAGGCGGCGACAAAGAGTCCCCGGAAGGCGGCGGCGGCCGCTGCCCGCCTTAATCGACTGAAGAAGAAGGAGTACGTGATGGGGCTGGAGAGTCGAGTCCGGGGTCTGGCAGCCGAGAACCAGGAGCTGCGGGCCGAGAATCGGGAGCTGGGCAAACGCGTACAGGCACTGCAGGAGGAGAGTCGCTACCTACGGGCAGTCTTAGCCAACGAGACTGGACTGGCTCGCTTGCTGAGCCGGCTGAGCGGCGTGGGACTGCGGCTGACCACCTCGCTCTTCAGAGACTCGCCCGCCGGTGACCACGACTACGCTCTGCCGGTGGGAAAGCAGAAGCAGGACCTGCTGGAAGAGGACGACTCGGCGGGAGGAGTCTGTCTCCATGTGGACAAGGATAAGGTGTCGGTGGAGTTCTGCTCGGCGTGCGCCCGGAAGGCGTCGTCTTCTCTTAAAATGTAG